From the genome of Chloroflexota bacterium, one region includes:
- a CDS encoding phosphoglycerate dehydrogenase has protein sequence MNESPAQTRDEANDRPRILIADPLSPAGVKLLRERADVDERYPLKPEELLAILPEYDALIVRSGVRVTADMIAAATRLKVIGRAGVGIDNIDVEAATQAGVIVVNAPTGNVVAAAEHAIALLLALARNIPQADASMRRGEWDRRRFIGVEVQDKVLGILGLGRIGSLVASRAHGLRMKVIAYDPYVSEEYAANLAVELVPLDRLLAESDFISLHMPLTDSTRGLLNREALARCKRGVRIVNCARGGIVDQDALLEALESGQVAGAALDVYEHEPLAPDDPLRTHPNVVLTPHIAGSTTEAQERVAVDVAEQVLAVLDGKIARNAVNVPIVPPQAMDALTPYIDLAERMGRFASQFEHANVQQVELTAHGPIAEYDMTYLCAAALKGLLEDVVDERINLVNATVIAERRGLTLIEHKQRHHHERYENMLTLQLAMSEATLTLRGTVLQDEPYIVAIDDLWVAFPARGYLLLDRHQDRPGVIGRLGTLLGENDINIAFMHVGRRTPRGKAIMVLGLDEPVPDELMEKIAKMPYTYWVKFIELP, from the coding sequence ATGAACGAATCTCCTGCGCAAACGAGGGATGAGGCGAACGATCGGCCCCGGATTCTGATCGCCGACCCGCTGTCCCCAGCAGGTGTGAAACTGCTACGCGAGCGAGCCGACGTGGATGAGCGGTATCCGCTGAAGCCGGAAGAGCTTCTGGCTATCCTGCCGGAGTACGACGCCCTCATCGTGCGCAGCGGCGTGCGCGTGACGGCGGACATGATCGCCGCGGCCACCCGATTGAAGGTGATCGGCCGGGCGGGCGTTGGGATTGACAATATCGACGTGGAAGCGGCCACACAGGCGGGCGTGATCGTGGTGAACGCCCCCACCGGCAACGTGGTGGCCGCCGCCGAGCACGCCATCGCGCTTCTATTGGCGCTGGCCCGCAACATCCCGCAAGCGGATGCCTCCATGCGGCGTGGCGAGTGGGATCGGCGCCGGTTCATCGGCGTCGAGGTCCAGGACAAGGTGCTCGGCATCCTGGGCCTGGGCCGCATCGGGTCGTTGGTGGCCAGCCGCGCCCACGGGCTGCGCATGAAGGTGATCGCTTACGATCCTTACGTCAGCGAGGAGTACGCGGCCAACCTGGCCGTGGAGCTGGTCCCGCTCGATCGACTGCTGGCCGAGTCCGACTTCATCAGCCTGCACATGCCCCTCACCGACAGCACGCGTGGCCTGCTCAACCGGGAGGCGCTGGCCCGCTGCAAGCGTGGCGTGCGCATCGTGAACTGCGCTCGCGGCGGGATCGTCGATCAGGACGCTCTGCTGGAGGCGCTGGAGTCCGGCCAGGTGGCGGGGGCCGCGCTGGACGTCTACGAGCACGAGCCGCTGGCGCCGGACGATCCGCTGCGCACCCATCCCAACGTGGTGCTCACCCCGCATATCGCCGGATCCACCACGGAGGCGCAGGAACGGGTCGCCGTCGACGTGGCGGAGCAGGTGCTGGCCGTGCTGGACGGGAAGATCGCGCGCAATGCGGTGAACGTGCCCATCGTACCGCCGCAGGCGATGGATGCGCTGACCCCCTACATCGATCTGGCCGAACGGATGGGGCGCTTCGCATCCCAGTTCGAGCACGCCAACGTCCAGCAGGTCGAGCTCACCGCTCACGGGCCCATCGCGGAATACGACATGACCTATCTGTGCGCCGCCGCGCTCAAGGGCCTGCTGGAGGACGTGGTCGATGAGCGGATCAACCTGGTCAACGCGACTGTCATCGCCGAGCGGCGCGGGTTGACGCTGATCGAGCATAAGCAGCGCCATCACCACGAGCGATACGAGAACATGCTCACGCTCCAACTGGCGATGAGCGAGGCGACGCTCACCCTGCGCGGCACGGTGCTGCAAGACGAGCCCTACATCGTCGCCATCGACGATCTGTGGGTGGCCTTCCCGGCCCGGGGCTACCTGCTGCTGGATCGGCACCAGGATCGCCCGGGGGTGATCGGGCGGCTGGGCACTCTGCTGGGCGAAAACGACATCAACATCGCCTTCATGCACGTGGGACGCCGCACGCCACGCGGCAAGGCCATCATGGTGCTCGGCCTGGACGAGCCCGTCCCCGACGAGCTGATGGAGAAGATCGCGAAGATGCCCTACACCTATTGGGTCAAATTCATCGAGCTGCCGTGA